Part of the Apostichopus japonicus isolate 1M-3 chromosome 18, ASM3797524v1, whole genome shotgun sequence genome, TTTCCCTTCTCATGACCAACTTTTAAGAAACTTCTCCAGTTATGGGGTCTTTTGCGAAACTAAAAACTGTACACATTATCCTTTTTTGAAAGGGGAATAAAGAGACACAACAATTAAATCATAGTTTTTCAACACTGGGGTCATTGAGAATTATTTTcctgggtgtgggggggggtagtgtgAGGGCAGATTGGTAAGCAGGGTTGCCAGCCATCCTGGAAAACGGGAGCAGAACCTTGAAAATTAGTTTACCTTTTTCCAGTCAGGGAAAGTTAGGGAATTTGAGGAGTTCTAATCCCAGTCGTGTCATACCAAACCTGTTAGGCATGTTGATGTGTCGCTTGACCTTCACTGCTTGATCACTGCACAGTCTAAGTATTTGGTTGAGGAAAAACAAGTAAGATTACTTTaatgtatgaatattcaaagttgcTACATGAAATTACTACTAAAATGTCATCATGACTAAAATTTTATTCTGAATCTGTTTAAAGTTACAAGATCAATTATTTTATGAATGTGTACTTACGGCTACTATGAGAGAAAATATCTCGTGCTTCATGTGACGGAAATTCCACGTTCACATAATTTGTTTACTCTGGAATCTGGTCAGAGATGCTGTTAGCATGTGTGAACTCAGCAGTCAGCAATTAAATTACTTTCTTGTCCTGTCTAACTAAGGTTAGTACGACTTAGTACGAAGGTGTCACGGTCATATTCTGCAttgcatttgtttttatttgaaatttccctGTCACAGTTAGGAATAAATTACAATCACAGTCAGGAATAAATGGTACCTTTTCTTTTATTACTGTAGGAGGATGTTGACATAGAAGAATACGCAAGGACTATCGATGTGGACATGACGCCACAGCCCTTTGCAGTGTGCAGCGGCACCCTCCTAACACCATCCCATGCATATGCTATTCTCAAGAGACATGCTCTGCCACAACCATCCCTACTCAAAGCAGTAGATGTTAGCTtttaagggtgtgaagactcgcgcaaaaagaaacgtctaatgacGGCAATCTTACCTAGTCTCTGTACTAGTTTTTGTaccttacattttttttacttctttgcATGTTATCATTTTTCAGAAACATGCACTGACTTTATGTGAAACTTGTGAAAATTCatcttatcattttttttcGATAACGTGTACACATTGATGTTATTTTGATCCTGCTTATGACAGAGTTGAGGGTCTTTTTTAAGACAAATGTACAGATCTGACTATTCTTGAGAATGGAAGCAGGCAATCAAAAATATACACTATAACTACTAGGGATAGAGTTGAAACAGTTTTGTGATTGCCATACTTTTTCATGCTGGATGCAATGTTTTACATTAAAATAAGTTTCAACTTTGGTTAGTgattcatatttgatatgtgtGAAAATTACTAGGTGCCTGTCAGCCTATTAAATATACAATCTTCGATATGTTTACAATGTGCATTGGCTTGAAGAATAAGGAAAACCTGCACCACCATTTTCTGTAAATTTCATATCATTATACTTACAAATTGTGCtcaaattacaattaattaagACATTAAAGACATATGAGAGGTTTGTATGTGTGATACCATGTGTGTTCCATTCAAGTCAGTTTGCATTGCATAggtaatatgtttaaaaaagaagaatatgtGTAGCTGCACAAGACTGCTTATGTTGGAATTTAACCATTGGCATATCATAAGTAGTAGGCTTACTCCCTTTGTAACATTGAGCCATTTTTTGCACTACTAGTTTTATCTATAATAATTATCATGATATAATTATAAGGACTTGCCATTTCCTGTTGGACTTCTTGCTTCTGTGCTCAAACTTCTTGAGTGTCTAGTGAAAACAATCACCTATAACTGCATAAAAGGCTGTAAACAACACTTGTTACAAATTGGTCAGTGGGCAAGAACCAAACAAAGTTGTGTATGTTCAGGTTAATTTTATCCATGAAGAGAATAAATTGTAGTTTCGTGATGAACTTTATACGTCAATATTCATGTTCCAAGTCCTAAAGCAAATTTGCAAAGCATACATTGAGGGTTGGATTTTTCATGATGAACATATTGACGCAATATGATATAAAGTAAGTTAATAGATTACTGCAACCAACAATACCATGTTGCTAAATTCTATGAAACCATTTTATGTGTTGTTAGTTCTAGTGAAACTTTTTGAAGCTGTTTTTCATCAATAAAATGAGATTTAATACTATTTtatgtgttaatatttttaaacccTAGTGTCAACATTTTCGATTTAATATTGTAAAACACTGTCCATTTAATTTCATTCATAGACCAATATTGGGTAACAAATTGCCCAACTAACTGTATCAATCAACCAACATGGGATAAAAGCACTCCAATATAATTAGATTCATTAACCAATATTGGATATCAAATTGCCCAACTAATTGTAACAATCAACCAACATTGAGTAAAAACACTCCAATACAATTTTATTCATTAACCAATCTTGGGCAACAAATTGCCCAACTAACTATATGGACTAACCAATAATGCATGGGTATATAATTTTCCCAACTACGTGGTAAATGCATTACCCAACTGCAACGTTGGGCAAACTTTGCCCAACTTTTGAGCGGTTACATATGTATCCAGTGTTGGTTAAAATTGGTCAATATTTTTAACCAACTTTTTAATAGTGAACGAAGATATTTTTTAGGGCCCCCGGTATTCTGGTGGATCACTGAGCCAATACAGCAATTTATGCCACAATGCCACAATCATATTCGCCCTTGGTATTACTGATGAATATTGCAGCGAAATAGTACAGTTCGATATATCGTGCATGAGCGAATACACAACTTAACAAAGGCCGTAGGTGTGAGTTTTTGAGAGTCGAAGAAGGTTTGTACTATTACAATTAAAAGCCAATATTTGATTACCAGTCTTGGGGAAAGCAAGGGAGTTTTCATTACGTCAGGTGTGAAACGCTCAACCAATCAAAATCGACTCGCCGCTTTAGAATATtgatataatgttatattttatagcaGTTTTCTTATCATTTTGTCAAACACACTCTTTACGCCTGTTCGTCAAGAAGCTTGCATACCGGTACACAAGACAACTCGAGGTTTGGTAGGTAAAGTTTAATACGTTCAcgtatataggcatatatagcAGTCATCATTACAGCGACAGACAATGTTTGTCCCTTGGGCCTTAACCGGTTTTCATTAATCATATGAAAATGCAGTATAACAGTGGACTGTAAAGGTGTGAAGGAAGCATTAAAACTACTATGGGAAAGGGTTTAGATGATAGGCCCAAATCTATTGCGTAGTATTATGTGCAGTAACTATTTAACATAAAATGCAGTAAGTAATAAAGTGCAGTTTCAAATGTGCAGTAACTATTTAACATCTTTCGAAGGGAACCTTGAAACTTCTCTGAACGTATCACACTGTGATAATCTCAATGTTACGGGGACTGGCCTAGAGAGTGCAGGATCGACTCTGTTTGCTTTTCCTTGCCCAAGGTCGTTTCTTTTCAGGAAGTATCTAAAGTGCAGTGTATGATATCCATATAGCACACGGTATCTACAAACTTAAGCACACGCAGTCCTGAGACTGTATAAGTTACGgtatatgatatatcatgtaTCACCCACGTATTAGACCCACCCGTGTTGTAGGATGTGTTTGAAATGAAGAGCTGTAAAACAAGATTTAAGCGGGTATTCGTTTATAGTCTTCTTCCTCGTTGTAGACACACGCACACAGCGATTTCCAGATCGTAGACTAAAATCAGtttttgggagatatcacaggtttAATGTCTCGTCATACATGCAAGATGAAAGACTTAATTAAGTTTAAATATAACATCATCAAGCTACATGTGCTTCAATCtcttatgttttcctttatttatttgtataatgTTGATATCGAAGCTGGATACAAGACATAACGATAGCTTTAGTTTCACGGtccaggggcgtcggaagctatttgggattggtacggcagatcagagtgtggccatcccatcgggggggggggtaggtcaaactacgctacgcgctaccatggttggcgcgtagcgaaatgtagaaaattttgaaaaaaatgcctcccagattgtaGGAAATGCCAcctcccgagcttgaaaacaagaaccctgccatgccagattagtcacatttagcctacttgcttgtttcattttggttctttattttttgccattttattttcttagttctacttttttccttcttttttttttggccgtgaatattggtcacAACATTAGTTAACAATTAGATTTTAAGATATCGAGATGTCGAAATCTGAATATCTCATTATATCTAACCATCCATATGTTGAGAAATGAAGATACAATACATGGTCTTAAGAACTGACAGTTTATACGAAATTTTCTGTTTTGCCGTAATCTAAATATCTCACAGGCACCTTATAATCTCCGTAGTGAACTGTAGTGTTTGGTTTAAcctattgtatatatttttctttcgtGAATCAGTTTTATTTTCGCAGATCATCACAATGGACGGATTAGCAAAGATTGTTCTGGTATTCTTTGCTATCTTTAGCTATTGTCTGGTTCCAGTTGCTGCATATTGCCCCAAATGCCCGGATACGTTGAAACTAACTGACGAGCAAATATACATGATCAATACTCCAAAAGCAAGAGCAGAAATTGCGAGGTAAGACAGTATCATGATACGATAGTAAAATTAACAGGATTGAAGAGAAGATGAAATGTGTCTGGGGGCGGGGGTGTGAAGTGGGAGGGGATTGGTACGACTCTAGCTAGCAACGACCTCTTGCAGAACCACCCATTTCCCCCCGCTGCTACctgttaatatttcatttaaggTATACTTCGACATTTTGTTTTAAGATAGATTGACATGCAGCAATATTAACTTGATGCTTGACAGGTGCGGATTCAGAGGTGTTGAGGTCCCAGCAAAAATGTAACCTAATTTTACCGAGGTAAACTATTGTtaatgtgtggtaaatagggtaaatgtcTGGTAACATTGTGTTAAAATCAactgcggtacatttaccgcagttttaccatgttattaccgcggtaaaagtatggtaaaagtgcggtacatttactacggtaaatttaccactgcaggtttaccatggtattaccgcggtaaaagtagggtaaaagtgtggtacatttactacggtaaatttaccatagttttaccatgatattactggagtaaaagtagggtaagtttatatggtacataaactacataggTGAAAatcctacaattgtgccatgattaaccacagtaaaaatagggtaaaaccATACAGTGCAATTATACTACGGTAAGtgtaccataattgtaccatgattttaccacagtagaacatatgtgatcacactatgaaacatgatggtacatttacagcaatttttccatgattttgtcccatatttttgcaatactgatatgacaaacctttttTTCTACTCATTTCTTcatgttggcaatataaattacctgtggatatgagttaaagaagagagacaaactgccattcttatatgttatagtatgcatctcttttcctaaaaaaacaagcagaggatagaaacatagagaattccttcatgggatccctgatatatttgagaggagacatcaattatttttttttttcattattagggacaacctaaaagcctttaaaatgaCACAAAGAACtataaactagcacacataaggcaAAGCGTGGTAAAATAtagtaaattgaggtaaaactaaggaaaaagcgtggtaaatatacggtaaaattggggtaaaagaacggtaaaactgtggtaaatttggggtaaaagtgtagtaaaagtatggtaacaccgtggtaaatttggggtaaaagtgAGTTAAAACCATgataaatttgtggtaatttactgcggtaaaccgcggtttaccgcgtccatagggccaaaacaccgcggtaatgtacaacatatttaccgcgtttttaccccggttttaccgaggtaaaagtgtggtatgttaccgAGGTAAATTTGAGGTAATTTTTTTCCTGGGGTATGcttctccctccccacccccgcTCCATTCAAGTTTGAACCACacaccaaaaataaaaagtatatattttcaCAACCTTGCGTTGACTATATCTCGTCTTAATTTCTTCTTtgatcggggggggggaggggggcatagCTCCTCCTTACACGACCCGCACGCGAATATTTTATTACCAAACAGGTTTGCTATTACAGATTGCTCGTTACGTCAGCACcaataatgaccatcgcttggaagACATACACTGCATAACACACTGAAGTCTAGTAAAGTGGTTTCcctgcaaacgccctaacttaACTTGTAATGCTTGGATCATATGGACCTTAATTATGATGCATAATCTACATTCCtttgggttcgtgtttacgttttctaagattcgtgagccgttctattgaaattgGAAtccgtttcgtggaatgggaaGCCTACGTTAactcaacttcacgacgcgagttcacgaATCTtcaatgaatatacgcaaagtATATAGTCTGCAGTATGTacatttccgtcactgcactatTTACACAGTTattatacatataggcctaaatcAAATGTATGATGCAACCtttacgaaactttcactgtgcgatgttatcgctCAATGTCTTctcagaaaacttcgatcaaacatcgatagtagatcatacaatcataacaaacaagtgtactaaatgtgatgatgacgtaacttttccggccaatcatgagcgactatttacacacgcaagggcggcggaaccgggggggcacagggggcacgtgcccccccacttttcctcaggttaaaaatgtgccctttttctacataaaaatttctaaataaataaagagattacaaagcgaaacccacgtcgaatgaaatatttcggtgagttttaaatgtttactaccacaggagtaggagcccaatttgatttggggggggggggggctgtaacgacttgcccgaaaaatattagcAAAATTTTTCGCaagctacgcgcgcgttcaacatcttaatgtgcatatcatataggcatgcgttggttattacatcgcatgccaataacatacaatcatttgccgtgttataacccttccaaattggttagaattattggcaaagtcgttacaataataatgatcataataatatcagtttaaccattgaaaaacacagaaaattatttttctttcagtattttgacatatttcatttgctttcatgcatgtatcgatcgcgtgtgcagggacttggactttataatgattttccaatttcccaatttgcacattagatattgcagtgctagtatgcattgtttacttgagggggggggggggtggcgttgatggagtgatgtgtatacgcaaataagataatacaataagagttattaagggtactaaatatcaggctgcatcggTCCAATCGAATTtttgcaaagtgcccttcgacgttggtgcccccccagattaaaagtgcttccgccgcccttgtacaCACGATTGCAAACCTGATTGGGAAAAAAAATCGCGACTCGCACTGCTTGAAACTTACCAGAAGTCTCTATgggaagctggtcacttcgcccaacaaccatttcgcccgaCTGCCATTTCGCctaaccttaccatttcgcccaaccagcctggtcatttcgcccaaccagcctggtcatttcgcccaaccagcctggtcatttcgcccaaccttgattaaatattatacttcaaaaaggaaacgttcgggaatttataacgttacaggatacgaaccgaatattaaggaaacttgaggatggatcagtgttataggggttaggtttgataggtttgatatagtaaacgttGGGGAATAGTTAACGTTACCACTTGAAATGCCGCACCAGGGGCGAGAGAGGTGGCATGGGATGGATATATTTGTGTTTACCAAACTTACTGTAATATCAATTAAATTTATCTAATAACATTATTGAATCTTGTTCATAATGAATATTAACGATTGTTATTAAACTAATTGGTGAGAACTTCTATAACACATCACATTTTCTTCAtcgtttacttttttttcatccCATTTAGGTTACAGCAATTGAGTTTTGTAGATATAACACAGGAAACCAACCCCATTGTTATCTGGACGGAACAACAAGAGGAGACGGTGCTTGAGGAATTCCCGGAATACTTCAGAACATGTTCGAATGGAAATAAAGAAGAGAATAACACACTTGATCCTGATATAGAATGCGAACCTGCACTCCCTCCTTTGCAGAATGAGAGGACAATCCAGGATGGTGGACCAGTTAGAAAAAAGCGAAGTTCGGTTTCAACGTGTACTGCAAGTACTATTGCTATATGCACGCCTGTACAATCTTACGTACAAGCTATCTTCGCCTTTGATTTTCAAGGCAGAGTCGTTCAACTCTTCCAGGTGGGTAACTTATTCACATCTTAtacttaaccccccccccacttccccaccccctctctctctctccaataCTTGTCTCTTTGAACCTGTTTCTCTTATATATTTCTTAATAGTGATATAAATGTTGAGTAATCTATGGTCGATATTTTCATGATTCTTACAGGATTTTAGTTAATATTGATGATCTCtaactttttttcaatttgggAAATGTTTCTATAGAAATACCGGCATCTTCTTTCCCTTAGAGATGTCACATCGCTTAAAAGTGTGGATATCACTAGAATTTATATTGAGAAATGGAAATATAAGGAATTATTGGATTTTTCTTTAAAGGGGACACAAATCGATTCATTATATCTTTGGCATATATGTGAAAAACACCTACCCAAACAAGTTTGATTGGAAGTCGTGTGCGGACGTTGTCATTTTCTATATTCTGTGATATCACAGCTACATTAGgatcttaaaatattttatttttactttctccttgtgtttcttttcatattttcaatgtaGAACAGATAACAGTGTTGACAATGAAACTAATGCTATCTttaggtcatgttaagagcTTCAAAACATTTAGATTCCTCACTCACAAAACTCGTCATCATTACGGTAAAATAAAGGTTGCAAAGTTGCAATTAATCAAGAACAGAAGAAGATATTGAATCACATTtggctcgatgacgtcatatttagacttgatcaagcctcCAGCCGTAATATCTCTCAAATGCTGTTTGGGAAGTTGTTAATGACAGGTTTCTCTATTATATATAGCTTAACCATTATGGTTGGGTCTGTGTCTCCCTTTAGAAGAAATCCCAGGGGTTTTGAGTGAACTTCAATAATCATGTTCATAAATCAGATAGTTatatttaactttaatattATTGGTCTTTCTGGGGTTGTTTTTAATGATTAGTGAAGAAAATGTCAACACACATGTGAGTTGCCTATATCATCGCAAGATAACTTTAAGGAACAATTGCTTATGGGCCACATACAAATTTGAAACCAAACATAACACTTGACCTTTTACGCAGTGAGCTTTGACCTATTACCCTTCCCCAGTTACGGACTTCTCTTCAGAAGCATTAACTATTACCATGGCAACCGTTGCTACGGTAACTGAGATTTCCGTGATAGGATCATCTGACCGACGAACTACAATATACCATCCTCTCTACAGGAGCAATGAGAAAATAAATGTTAAGATAATTGGCTTCTTGTTTCAAGTGACGTTACACAGGATAGCGATGGTAGCAAGTTACTCTGCTAATTTGTTCGGTCACCTAAttcaagaaaggaaaaaaagtgGCAGGACAAAGAAATACGGACAATCAGAACACTAAATCCTGATCTAATCTATTCGATGAATGATATTGTCGGTTTTATAACTACGCCAtgatccccctccccaccccattaAAAATGCTTTGATCTGTCCAAATATATTTGCAGTATTAATGGCGCATGCGTAATCAAGTAACATGGTGGAGTAGTCTGTCGGCGCCTACTGCATATGATACTCCCCAATAGATAAATGATGACAAGTTTGATCTGTTCAACATTATGTGTATACTTGATTTCGTCCCATGTTCATCCTTT contains:
- the LOC139959084 gene encoding uncharacterized protein, which gives rise to MDGLAKIVLVFFAIFSYCLVPVAAYCPKCPDTLKLTDEQIYMINTPKARAEIARLQQLSFVDITQETNPIVIWTEQQEETVLEEFPEYFRTCSNGNKEENNTLDPDIECEPALPPLQNERTIQDGGPVRKKRSSVSTCTASTIAICTPVQSYVQAIFAFDFQGRVVQLFQPNGMFQIIIEETCSRSPSVTGTPCCERVRYAKAVVINLIADDARIEVIEIQLSCCTATQ